TGGGACGCTTCATCATCGGCACTCACTCCTAGTACTACAACATCTTTACCTTGATAATCAGCTTGCGCATCCCGGAAGCTACAGGCTTGTTTGGTGCAGCCTGGGGTATCATCTTTAGGGTAAAAATATAAAACTACTGTCTTACCAGCAAAATCAGATAAAGAGACAGTATTGCCGTTAGTATCTTTGGCGGTAAATTTAGGTGCATCCGTACCGACTGCTAGAGGCATAATGAACCCTTCCTGTATAAGATTGTTGGGGCATTTGAAATTTTACAATAATTTACAATAATTAAATGAATTACTTAAAAAACGCAACAAACTAGTTAAAAGTCCAGAGTCCAAAGTTAATAGTCTAAATTTAAATGACTGTTGACCCTTGACTATTGCCCCTTAACCCGACCCTTGAAAATGGCTGCTACTGATTCCCAAAACCAAAAAACCTTTTCTTATCCTCAAAGTACTGTAGAACGAGCTGAACGATCGCTAGTCTGTTCTCCCTTCAATCCAGCTTTGTTGACAGCGATGCATCACAAAAGTGTGCCATTGAGTGCGATCGCTCAGGATAATGGTATCAAGTATGGTTACACTCAACGTTCTTTATCAGAATTGGCTTGTGATAACGCCTTAGATTGGCTGATTCAAGTAGGTGTACTGCGGCGCGAAGTTGATGGCCAGGGAATTACTGATAGTTTTCGCCTCACACCCCTAGGTCAACAGTTAGCAGAAAAATACCAAAGTAAAAATTGGCGTCAGCCCTCATGGCGCGATCGCTTAGTA
The genomic region above belongs to Calothrix sp. NIES-2098 and contains:
- a CDS encoding alkyl hydroperoxide reductase/ thiol specific antioxidant/ Mal allergen, whose protein sequence is MPLAVGTDAPKFTAKDTNGNTVSLSDFAGKTVVLYFYPKDDTPGCTKQACSFRDAQADYQGKDVVVLGVSADDEASHQAFTAKYNLNFPLLADTDKSIIQAYDVDGGGYAKRVTYVIDRDGKIIHVDSAVNTTTHASDVLAALGL